A window of Nonomuraea angiospora genomic DNA:
CTGCTGCTGCTCCCGATGATGGCCGGGATGGTCGTCTCGTCGACGCTGACGGGGCAGTTCGTGCACCGGTTCGGCCGGTTCAAGTGGTTCATGGTCGCGGGGACGGCGCTCGCCGGGGTCGCCGGGCTCCTGTTCTCCACCATGGACCTCGGGACCGGCGGGTTCGTCTCCGGCACGTACATGGCGCTCTTCGGGGCCGGGCTCGGCATGGTCATGCAGAACGTGCTGCTGGTCGTGCAGACCACCGCCGCGGCGGCGGACCGGGGCGCGGCGACCTCGGCCGTCACCTTCGCCCGGGGCGTCGGCGGAGCGGTCGGTGTGGCGGTGCTGGGCGGCGTCTTCAGCGGCAGGCTCGCGCCGGGACAGGCCTCGCTCACGCCCGAGGCCGTCCAGGCGCTGCCCGAGGCCGCGCGGCACGCCACGCAGCTCGCCTTCTCCGACGCCATCAGCGGGGTGTTCGCGTGGGTCGGGCCGATCCTGCTGGCGGCCGCGGTGCTGCTGGCGTTCCTGAGGGACGTACGCCTGACCGACCAGGCCCCGTCCGAGCCGGTCGCGCAGGAGCCGGCCCCGGAGCCCGGCGTACGGGCCTGAGCCCGGTGCTGAGCGGATCCCGTACCTGGGGTCCGCTCAGACACCTATAGGCCGAAATTTCCTCAGTAAGTTGCATCACCTGGTAAGTGTCGGGAAGATGCAGAATCTGCGGCACTGGGTGGATGGGGGAAGAATGCGGCGAGTCGCCTCTGGCTTGACGGCGCTGGCCACGGTGGTCGCGATGGCCGCCTGCTCGCCTGTCACATCGCAGGACCCCCGCCGCGCCGCCATCCCCCAAGGCCCCGAATACCTCGTCTTCTACACCCAGGGCGGGCAGCGCCAGGCGCAGGAGGCCGTCGAACGCGCCGGCGGCGCCACGCTCGCGAACGACGCCAAGCTCGGCTACCTGACGGCCACGGGCGGCGGCGGCAGGTTCGTCGAGAACGTGGGCTCCGACGGGTCCGTCGTCGGGGTGTCCCCGGACCGCAGCATCGGCTTCGCCGAACCCGATGCCGCCCGCGCCGCCCGCCGTACCGGAGGAGCCAAGGGCCAGGCGGCGGCCTTCCCCGACGCGGGAGCGCTCACCAGGAGCGGCTCGGGAGAGCCGCTCGCCGGCCGCCAGTGGGACATGCGGATGATCGGCGCCGACCGCGCCAACGCCAAGGCGCCCGGCAGCAAGCAGGTGCTGGTCGGCGTCATCGACACCGGCGTGGACGGCAAGCACCCCGACATCGCCCCCAACTTCAACCGCGAGCTCAGCCGCAACTTCGTCACCGACAAGCCCAAGGACGAGGCCGGCGAGACGCTCGACGGCCCCTGCGAGGTCAGCAGCTGCAAGGACCCCGTGGACGAGGACGACGACGGCCACGGCACCCACGTGGCCAGCACGATCGCCGCCCCGATCAACGGCATCGGCATCGCCGGCGTAGCCCCCGGCGTCCAGATCGTGAACATCAGGGCCGGCCAGGACTCCGGCTTCTTCTTCCTCAAGCCCAGCCTCGACGCGCTCACCTACGCCGGCGACATCGGCGTGGACGTCGTGAACATGAGCTACTACGTCGACCCCTGGCTGTTCAACTGCACGAACAACAAGGCCGACTCCAGGAAGGAACAGCTCGAACAGGCGGGCATCATCACCGGCATGCAGCGGGCGCTCGACTACGCCCGCCAGCGCGGCGTCACCCTCATCTCCGCCCTCGGCAACGGCTCCACCGACCTCGGCCACCCCAAGGTCGACAAGGAGAGCCCCGGCTACCCGGTCGGCGAGAAGAAGGACCGCCAGGTCGACAACTCCTGCGTCAACGTGCCCGCCGAGTCCGCCGGCGTCATCTCCGTCGCCGGGCTCGGCCCCTCCGGCCGCAAGGCGATCTACAGCGACTACGGCGTCGAGCAGGCCGACGTGTCCGCGCCCGGCGGCGACGCGCTGGACGGCAAGGGCGCCAAGGCCACCCGCTCGATCCTGGGCGCCGCGCCCGAGCACGTGCTGCGGGCCGCCGGGCGGATCGACGCGAAGGGCGAGCCCAAGGGCGCCGACGTCGTCAAGGACTGCAAGGGCGCCACCTGCGCCTACTACCAGTACCTCGACGGCACCTCCATGGCCGCCCCCCACGCCACGGGAGTCGCCGCCATCCTCATCAGCCGCTTCGGCAAACCCGGCAAGGGCGGCCTCGAACTCGCCCCGGCCACCGTCGAGGACCTGCTCTACAAGACCGCCACCCCCAAGGCCTGCCCCGCGCCCCGCGAGTACGTGTACAAGGCCTACGGCCAGGACATCACCCAGGTCTGCGAGGGGGACGAGGCGGACAACGGCTTCTTCGGGCACGGTGTCGTGGACGCATGGAAAGCGGCTACCGTCGAACCATGATGTATCGCATCATCGCGGACGCCGCGATGGTGGTGCACTTCGCGTTCCTGGCCTACCTGGCCGTGGGCGGGTTCCTCGCGTGGCGCTGGCGGCGTACGATCTGGGCGCACCTGGCCGTGGTCGGCTGGGGCCTGCTGTCGATCGCGACCGGCGTCGAGTGCCCGCTCACCGTGCTCGAGGACTGGGGACGCCGCAACGCGGGGCTGGCCGAACTGCCCCGCGGCGGATTCATCGACAACTACATCGAGGGCGTCATCTACCCGGAGCAGTACACGAACTTGGTGCGTCTGGGGGTCGCCGTTCTCGTTCTGTTCTCTTACGTAGGCTACGTTCTGCGTCGTCAGTGACTGCCAAGTGGTCTGTACCAATTAAGGTAGGACTCGTGACTCGTCGCGCGAAAATCGTCTGCACCCTAGGCCCCGCCACCTCCTCCAAAGAACGCCTCCGCGAGCTGATCGCCGCAGGCATGGACGTGGCACGGTTCAACCTCAGCCATGGCAATCATGACATGCACAGAGAGGTCTACGACCGGGTCAGGGAGGTGGCGGCCGACCTCGGCCGCGGTGTAGGCGTGCTCGCCGACCTGCAGGGCCCCAAGATCCGTGTCGGCACGTTCGAGGAGGGCCCCGTCAGGCTGGGCTTCGGCGACGTCTTCACCATCACCACCGAAGACGTCCCGGGCGACCGCGAGCAGGTCTCCACCACCTACAAGGGGCTGCCGAAGGACGTGCGCCCCGGTGACACGATCCTCGTCGACGACGGCCGCCTCGTGCTCGAGGCCACCCGCGTCGATGAGGAGCGCATCACCACCCGTGTCGTCATCGGCGGCATGATCTCCGACAACAAGGGCCTCAACCTGCCCGGCGTCAACGTCAGCGCCCCCGCCCTGACCGACAAGGACGAGGCCGACCTGCGCTGGGCGCTGCGCACCGGCTTCGACATGATCGCCCTGTCCTTCGTCCGCCGCCCGTCCGACGCCGACGTGGTGCGCAACATCATGGAGCAGGAGGCCGTACGCCTGCCGCTGATCGCCAAGATCGAGAAGCCGCAGGCCGTCGACCGCCTCCCCGAGATCGTCGACGCCTTCGACGGCATCATGGTCGCCCGCGGCGACCTGGGCGTCGAGCTGCCGCTGGAGCAGGTGCCGATCGTCCAGCGGCGCATCATCGAGCTGTGCCGCGAGAAGGCCCACCCGGTCATCGTGGCCACCCAGATGCTCGACTCGATGATGAACGCCCCCCGGCCCACCCGCGCCGAGGCCTCCGACGTGGCCTACGCGGTCATGGACGGCGCCGACGCGGTCATGCTGTCGGGCGAGACGTCGGTCGGCAACTACCCGATCGAGTCCGTCTCCACGATGGACCGCATCGCCTGCGCCGCCGAGGAGACGTCCCTGCACGCCACCCACAAGCTGGAGCGCATGCCGGAGACCACCGGCGGCGCCATCGCGCGGGCGGCGGCCGAGGTGGGGGCCGTGGTCGGGGCCAAGGCCCTGGTGGCGTTCACGATGTCGGGGGAGACGGCGCGCCGCCTGGCCCGCTACCGCTCGCCGATCCCGCTGCTGGCCTTCACCTCGTCGCCGCACGTGCGGGGGCAGCTGTCGGTGACGTGGGGGGTGGAGACGTTCCACGTGCCGTTCGTGCACCACACCGACGACATGGTGCGGCAGGTGGAGGCTTCGCTGCTGTCGTCCGGGCGGCTGGAGAAGGGCGACAAGGTGGTCATCGTGGCCGGCTCGCCTCCCGGCACCCCGGGCTCCACCAACGCCCTGCGCGTCCACACCATCGGCTCGGCGGTCTCCCACGCGCACTGACCTTCAGATCTTTTACGGCTGCGCACGGTGGGCACCACCCGCCGAGCGTGGCTGAGGGCCCTCCAGGGAGACGCTTACCCGCCTCACCGGCGCGCCGCCGCAACGGCGCGCCGTGAGCCACCTCCGTGGCCGCGCCTTGCCCCAGGGCGGGTGCGTCCCTTCGAACGGCGCCCTGGGCAGGGGCGGGCGGCGCTGATGGCTGGGCGCCGCCCGTGGGGCCGGTCAGGATGTCAGTTGGCGTGCAGGGCGGCGTTCAGCTCGATGCCGCCCCCCGTGCGCGGCACCGCCTCCACCGCGCCCGACTGCGAGTTGCGGCGCAGCAGGACCCCGTTCGAGCCCGACAGCTCGGCGGCCTTCACCACCGTGCCGTCCGGGAGCGCGACCTTCGTGCCCGCCGTCACGTACAGACCGGCCTCCACCACGCAGTCGTCCCCCAGCGAGATGCCGACGCCCGCGTTGGCGCCGAGCAGGCAGCGCTCACCGATCGAGATGACCTGCTTGCCGCCGCCGGACAGCGTCCCCATGATCGAGGCGCCGCCGCCCACGTCGGAGCCGTCGCCGACGACCACGCCGGCCGAGATACGGCCCTCGACCATGGAGGCGCCCAGGGTGCCGGCGTTGAAGTTCACGAAGCCCTCGTGCATGACCGTGGTGCCGCTCGCCAGGTGGGCGCCCAGGCGCACCCGGTCCGCGTCGGCGATCCGCACGCCGGAAGGCAGCACGTAGTCCACCATCCGCGGGAACTTGTCCACCCCGTACACCGTCACCGCGCCCCTCGCCCGCAGCCGCAGGCGCGTCCGCTCGAAGTCCGGCACCGGGCACGGGCCGAAATTGGTCCACGCGACGTTGGCGAGCAGGCCGAAGATGCCGTCCAGGTTGACCCCGTGCGGCCTGACAAGGCGGGCGGACAGCAGGTGCAGCCGCAGGTAGACGTCGTGGGCGTCCACGGGCGCCTCGGAGAGCTTGGCGATGCCGGTGCGCACCGCCACCACCTCCACGCCCCGCGCCGCGTCGGGACCCGTCAGCTCGGCCAGCTCACCGGCCTCGCCGGCGGAGAGCCGCTCGGTGCCCGTCGCGGGCGCGTCGCCCAGCTCGGGGGCGGGGAACCAGGTGTCGAGTACGGTGCCGTCGGCGGCGATGGTCGCGAGGCCGACGCCGAACGCGCCGGTCGAGGTGGGATCGATAGCAGTCACGGGCCCAAAAATACCGTTTCCGGATCAGCCGAGGGCGCCCAGGTCTGCGGAGAGCCAATGCTCGGGTCGCATCCGGAACGTCATGAGCACGTGCAGGTCCGAGCCCTGCACGTAACCCTCCACCGCGTCGGGCGGCAGGTAGCGGCAGGAGATGCGCGTCAGGTCCTCCAGCGTCGTGGGGCCGGAGCGCACGACGGGCCCTTCGACGGACACGTACCGGTAGGTCGGGCTGACCCGCTGCACCAGCATCGAGAACCTGGTCGCCTTCGCGATCAGCTTGGCCTTGCGCGAGCCGCCGTCCGTCAGGAAGCGGATCTCGCCGCCGGGGACGTAGTCGTACCAGACGGGCACGATCAGCGGGGCGCGCCCGTCACCCGTCTCCACCGCCAGGCTCGCGATGTGCGGCTCCGCCAGGAACGCCTCCCTCGCCGCCACACTCAACGGCATGCCGCCCCACCCCCGTCTGCATCGATCGTGAGACGGCTATTCCCGGTGGGAGCGATCCCGAAAGCTCCTCAATCGCGCCTTTGCCCAGGTGATCCCCGTTCGCGGCGGAGCAGTGCCGGGCCGCGACCGTCGTCGCCGTGCGGACGAACGCCGCCAGCGCCCGCGACCGCGCCCCCTCCGGCCAGGCCAGCACCACCGTCGTCGGCGGGCCGTCGAGCACCGGCACGCACACCAGATCCCGCCGCAGCTGATCCCGCACCGACTCCGGGACCACCGCGATCAACCGCCCCAACGCCACCAACTGCATCAGCATGGAGGGATCGTGCAGGTCGGAATGCCGGCCCGGCCAGCACGGCGTCGGATCGTCCTCCAGCTCGGCCAGGCGCACGGAGGACCGCGCCGCCAGCCGGTGCCCGGGCCGCACGATCGCCACGCTGCCCTCCTCCCTGAGCGGCTCGCTGTCGAAACCCGTCAGATCCTCGTACGGGCTGTGCAGGAACGCCACGTCGGCCGTGCCGTCACGCAGCATCCGCGCCCGCTCCGTCACCGCGCACAGGACCAGGTCCACCTCGACGGCGTCCGGCAGGTCGCGATAGGCGGCGAGGATCTCCGACAGCAGACCGCCGTCGCCGCCCGCCTTCATCGCCACCACCAGCCGGGGCACGGCGCGCCCCGCCCGCTGCGTGCGCACCGTCGCGGCGGCCACCGCGTCCAGGACCTTGGCCGCCTCCGTGGCCAGCACCTCACCCGCCGGAGTCAGCGCGATCCGCCGCCCCGACCGGTCGAACAACGTCACCCCGAGCCGCCGCTCCAGCTTCTGGATCGCCCTCGACAGCGGCGGCTGCGCCATGCCCAGCCGCTCGGCGGCCCGCCCGAAGTGCAGCTCCTCCGCGACGGCGGCGAAATAGGCCAGCTCGCGCGTTTCCATACCCACAGGGTATGGCCCATGACCCACCCGGTGTTGGCCCCGGAACGGCCGGCGATGGTGTGCTTCCCGGCATGACCGACATGACCGACATGACGAACAAGACCACGGCCCTGGTGACCGGGGCGAACAAAGGCATCGGATACGAGGTCGCCGCGGGACTCGCGCGCACCGGCATGACCGTGCTGCTCGGCTCCCGCGACCGGGCCCGCGGGCAGGAGGCCGCCGCCCGCCTGCGCGCCGAGGGCGGCGACGTGCGCCCCGTCGTGCTGGACGTCACCGACCCGGCCACGATCGACGCCGCCGCCGCCACGCTGACCCGCCTCGACGTGCTGGTCAACAACGCCGGCATCGCGGGCCCCATGGGCGACCCGCCCAGCGCCATGTCCCCGCGGACCCTCCGGGAGGTGTTCGAGACGAACGTCGTCGGCGTCCTCATGGTCACCAACGCCATGCTCCCCCTGCTCAGACGCTCACCGGCGGCCCGCATCGTGAACGTCTCCAGCGGCGTCGGCTCCCTCGCCCACCACACCGACCCCGCCCACTACATGTCGGCCCTGCCGCCCTCGGCCACCTATCCCGTGTCCAAGACCGCGCTCAACTCCCTGACCGTCCAGTACGCCAAGGAACTGCGCGAGGACGGCATCCTCGTCAACGCCGCCGCCCCCGGCGCCTGCGCCACCGACCTCACCAAGGACCTGCCCTACCAGGTCACGCGCACCGCCGCGGACGGGGCCGCCGTCATCATCCGGCTGGCCACCCTCGGCCCCGACGGCCCGACCGGCGGCTTCTACGACGACGCCGGGATCGTGCCCTGGTGACCGGTCAGTATTTCGGGCCGACGTGAAGATCGAGTAACTCCACCGCCTCCCGCCGGGCGACCGAGAGCTCGTTGCGGTTGTTGAACCGCCAGGCCACGCCGAGCAGATCGAGCGCCTCGCCGCAGAGGGCGAGGATGTCGGAGGACTCGTTCTTGAAGTGGTAGCGAGGATATTCGTACCAGCGGACGCCGCTGGGCAGGTCGCGGCGGACCCGGTTGGTCCCACGCCAGCCGTCGGAGTGGATGAGGCCCCTGACGAAACGGCCGGGATGCGCCGAGACGATCTCCCGCTGCCACGGCTCGAGGACGATGGCGCGCTCATGCTTCTTGCCGGGGCCGTGCTGGGGGAACAGGTGCGGCCAGTGCTTGGAGAGGCTCTTGACTTCGGTGCAGCCGTTGCGGTGACGGCGGCTGACCACTGAGGTCGGCATCACCTGGGCCATTGTGGTGGCTGCTTCTTCGATGAGACCGGGCCAGTGGTTATCGCAGTAGATGGAGAGCAGGTAGACGCCCTTGCGGCATGCCACGATGTGACCGTCGCCGAGATAGAGCCCCAGGAGGTGGGCATAGCTGTCGGCGGGCGCAGGGGCGTGGGCACGTGATGCGCACCGGACACAGGTGCGGGTCACAGGGGAGTCGGCCGCCGGGCCGGCGCGCCAGCGGCGGATGGTGTTGAGGCTGACGCCGGTCTGGCGGCTGGTCTCGCTGAGGCTGAGGCCCGAGGCGAGCAGGCGGAGCGCTTCGTCACGGATGGCGAGAGCATGCATGCGGAGAGTGTCGCAGCCGGGTGCGACAAAACCGCCCGGCCTGGAGGGCCGGGCGGTTGATCAGTGCCCCGGGTGGGATTCGAACCCACACTGAATGGATTTTGAGGCCATCTTCTCTGCCGTTGGAATACCGGGGCATTTGGGGGTTTTGTGATGCATCCTAGTGTCGAGCTAGATCGCCTGCTGACCACCAGCGTGGATCTAATCTACCGGACATCGGTACTCTTCTGCTCGTGAGTACGCAGCGGCGAGTAGTGATCGCGGAAGACGAGGCCCTGATCCGCCTCGACCTCAAGGAGATGCTCCAGGAGGACGGCTACGTCGTCGTGGGCGAGGCCGGGGACGGTGAGCAGGCGATCCGGCTGGCCGCCGAGCTGAAGCCGGACCTCGTGATCCTGGACGTGAAGATGCCCGTGCTCGACGGCATCTCGGCGGCCGAGCGGATCGTGGCCGAGCGGATCGCGCCGTGCCTGATCCTGACCGCGTTCTCCCAGCGTGACCTGGTCGAGCGGGCCAGGGACGCGGGGGCGATGGCCTATCTGGTCAAGCCGTTCACGAAGGCGGATCTGGTGCCGGCGATCGAGATGGCGGTCAGCAGGCACGAGGAGATGGTGGCGCTGGCGGCCGAGGTGTCGAGCCTGTCGGAGCGGCTGGAGACCAGGAAGCTGGTGGAGCGGGCCAAGGGTCAGCTGATGACGCAGCACGGCTGGAGTGAGCCGCAGGCGTTCAGGTGGATCCAGAAGGCGTCGATGGATCGGCGGTTGAGCATGCGTGAGGTTGCTCAGATCGTTATAGACGACGCGGCCGAGCGGGGCTGAAAAACGCCTATATCAAGTCTTTTGGGCCGGTGGGTTGTGGTGTGGTCACGAGTGGGCATCCAACCGGCTTCGAGTGCTTTTCGTGGGAGGTGTCCCGGCGCGTAACTGATGGGCGGATGGAAGGTCCGCTCATCTCGAACGGAGACGCTTTCGATGATCCGTATTTCCCGCGCGCCGGCCGCCGCCACCGCGACCCGCATACCGGTGCCGGCCGCCGCCGCGACCCGCGTACCGGTACCGGCTGCCGCCTGCTTACCGGTCGTCGCCTCGGCGATTCGCCTACCGGTGCTCGGCATCGCCCGCTTACGGGTCGCCGTCATGGCGAGCCGCGTGCCGGTGGTCGCCGCCGCCCGTTTGCCGGTCGCCGTCATGGCGGCGTGTCTGGTGCTGGTCGCGTGTTCGGGTGGGGGCACGACCGCCGCTCCCGCCGGGTCCGCCTCGGCGCCGCCCTCCTCGGCCGCGGTCGCGAAGAAGGGGGACGGCACGCTGACCATCGGCACGGTGCTGCCGCAGACGGGTTCGCTCGCGTATCTGGGACCGCCCATGTTCACGGGCGTGAACCTGGCGCTCAAGGAGGTGAACGAGGCCGGCGGGGTGCTGGGCAAGCCGGTCACCAAGTACGACACCGACTCGGGTGACACCACGACGAACATCGCCTCCCAGTCGGCCGACAAGCTGCTGGCGCAGAAGGTGGACGCGATCGTGGGCGCGGCGTCGTCGTCGGTGTCGGAGTCGATCATCGACAAGATCACCCGGGCGGGGGTCGTGCAGTTCTCGCCGGCGAACACGTCGGACAAGTTCACCACGATCAATGATCGGGGGCTCTACTTCCGTACGGCGCCGCCGGACAAGCTGCAGGGCCGGGTGCTGGGTGACCTCGTGGTGGCCGACGGCAACGACACGGTGGGCATCCTGGCCATGCAGGACTCGTACGGCACGGGTCTGGCCGATCAGGTGGAGAAGACGGTCACCGACGGCGGTGGCGAGGTCGTGGAGCGGGTGGACTACGACCCGAAGGCGGCAGACTTCTCCGCGGACGTGGCCAGGATCAAGGCCAAGAACCCCAAGGGCATCGTGCTGATCGGGTTCGAGGAGACGGCGAAGGTCGTGGCGGAGCTGGTCAAGCAGGGGCTGACGGCGGACAAGTACAAGTGGTACATGGTGGACGGCAACATGTCGAACACCAACTTCGTCAGGGCCCCGAAGGGCACGCTGGACGGTGTCAAGGGCACGCTGCCGGGAGCGGCGGCTCCCGAGGCGTTCCAGAAGAAGCTGCTGGCGGTCAATCCCGGGCTGACCGAGTTCACGTACGCGGCGGAGTCGTACGACGCGGTGACGCTGATCGCGCTGGCGGCGGAGGTGGCCAAGGACGATTCGGGGGCGGCCATCGCGGCCAAGCTCGCCGAGGTGAGCAAGGGCGGGGAGAAGTGCACCGGTTTCAAGGAGTGCGTGGACCTGTTGAAGGCCGGTAAGGA
This region includes:
- the pyk gene encoding pyruvate kinase; the protein is MTRRAKIVCTLGPATSSKERLRELIAAGMDVARFNLSHGNHDMHREVYDRVREVAADLGRGVGVLADLQGPKIRVGTFEEGPVRLGFGDVFTITTEDVPGDREQVSTTYKGLPKDVRPGDTILVDDGRLVLEATRVDEERITTRVVIGGMISDNKGLNLPGVNVSAPALTDKDEADLRWALRTGFDMIALSFVRRPSDADVVRNIMEQEAVRLPLIAKIEKPQAVDRLPEIVDAFDGIMVARGDLGVELPLEQVPIVQRRIIELCREKAHPVIVATQMLDSMMNAPRPTRAEASDVAYAVMDGADAVMLSGETSVGNYPIESVSTMDRIACAAEETSLHATHKLERMPETTGGAIARAAAEVGAVVGAKALVAFTMSGETARRLARYRSPIPLLAFTSSPHVRGQLSVTWGVETFHVPFVHHTDDMVRQVEASLLSSGRLEKGDKVVIVAGSPPGTPGSTNALRVHTIGSAVSHAH
- a CDS encoding DUF2784 domain-containing protein codes for the protein MMYRIIADAAMVVHFAFLAYLAVGGFLAWRWRRTIWAHLAVVGWGLLSIATGVECPLTVLEDWGRRNAGLAELPRGGFIDNYIEGVIYPEQYTNLVRLGVAVLVLFSYVGYVLRRQ
- a CDS encoding ABC transporter substrate-binding protein; the encoded protein is MIRISRAPAAATATRIPVPAAAATRVPVPAAACLPVVASAIRLPVLGIARLRVAVMASRVPVVAAARLPVAVMAACLVLVACSGGGTTAAPAGSASAPPSSAAVAKKGDGTLTIGTVLPQTGSLAYLGPPMFTGVNLALKEVNEAGGVLGKPVTKYDTDSGDTTTNIASQSADKLLAQKVDAIVGAASSSVSESIIDKITRAGVVQFSPANTSDKFTTINDRGLYFRTAPPDKLQGRVLGDLVVADGNDTVGILAMQDSYGTGLADQVEKTVTDGGGEVVERVDYDPKAADFSADVARIKAKNPKGIVLIGFEETAKVVAELVKQGLTADKYKWYMVDGNMSNTNFVRAPKGTLDGVKGTLPGAAAPEAFQKKLLAVNPGLTEFTYAAESYDAVTLIALAAEVAKDDSGAAIAAKLAEVSKGGEKCTGFKECVDLLKAGKDIDYEGVSGPVDFNEVGDPSVATIGVYRYGADNKFDAAKAVEYRQGNIAG
- a CDS encoding response regulator, whose protein sequence is MSTQRRVVIAEDEALIRLDLKEMLQEDGYVVVGEAGDGEQAIRLAAELKPDLVILDVKMPVLDGISAAERIVAERIAPCLILTAFSQRDLVERARDAGAMAYLVKPFTKADLVPAIEMAVSRHEEMVALAAEVSSLSERLETRKLVERAKGQLMTQHGWSEPQAFRWIQKASMDRRLSMREVAQIVIDDAAERG
- a CDS encoding pyridoxamine 5'-phosphate oxidase family protein, with the protein product MPLSVAAREAFLAEPHIASLAVETGDGRAPLIVPVWYDYVPGGEIRFLTDGGSRKAKLIAKATRFSMLVQRVSPTYRYVSVEGPVVRSGPTTLEDLTRISCRYLPPDAVEGYVQGSDLHVLMTFRMRPEHWLSADLGALG
- a CDS encoding S8 family peptidase: MRRVASGLTALATVVAMAACSPVTSQDPRRAAIPQGPEYLVFYTQGGQRQAQEAVERAGGATLANDAKLGYLTATGGGGRFVENVGSDGSVVGVSPDRSIGFAEPDAARAARRTGGAKGQAAAFPDAGALTRSGSGEPLAGRQWDMRMIGADRANAKAPGSKQVLVGVIDTGVDGKHPDIAPNFNRELSRNFVTDKPKDEAGETLDGPCEVSSCKDPVDEDDDGHGTHVASTIAAPINGIGIAGVAPGVQIVNIRAGQDSGFFFLKPSLDALTYAGDIGVDVVNMSYYVDPWLFNCTNNKADSRKEQLEQAGIITGMQRALDYARQRGVTLISALGNGSTDLGHPKVDKESPGYPVGEKKDRQVDNSCVNVPAESAGVISVAGLGPSGRKAIYSDYGVEQADVSAPGGDALDGKGAKATRSILGAAPEHVLRAAGRIDAKGEPKGADVVKDCKGATCAYYQYLDGTSMAAPHATGVAAILISRFGKPGKGGLELAPATVEDLLYKTATPKACPAPREYVYKAYGQDITQVCEGDEADNGFFGHGVVDAWKAATVEP
- a CDS encoding SDR family oxidoreductase, producing the protein MTDMTDMTNKTTALVTGANKGIGYEVAAGLARTGMTVLLGSRDRARGQEAAARLRAEGGDVRPVVLDVTDPATIDAAAATLTRLDVLVNNAGIAGPMGDPPSAMSPRTLREVFETNVVGVLMVTNAMLPLLRRSPAARIVNVSSGVGSLAHHTDPAHYMSALPPSATYPVSKTALNSLTVQYAKELREDGILVNAAAPGACATDLTKDLPYQVTRTAADGAAVIIRLATLGPDGPTGGFYDDAGIVPW
- a CDS encoding LysR family transcriptional regulator, with amino-acid sequence METRELAYFAAVAEELHFGRAAERLGMAQPPLSRAIQKLERRLGVTLFDRSGRRIALTPAGEVLATEAAKVLDAVAAATVRTQRAGRAVPRLVVAMKAGGDGGLLSEILAAYRDLPDAVEVDLVLCAVTERARMLRDGTADVAFLHSPYEDLTGFDSEPLREEGSVAIVRPGHRLAARSSVRLAELEDDPTPCWPGRHSDLHDPSMLMQLVALGRLIAVVPESVRDQLRRDLVCVPVLDGPPTTVVLAWPEGARSRALAAFVRTATTVAARHCSAANGDHLGKGAIEELSGSLPPGIAVSRSMQTGVGRHAVECGGEGGVPGGAAHREPGGGDG
- a CDS encoding helix-turn-helix domain-containing protein, which encodes MHALAIRDEALRLLASGLSLSETSRQTGVSLNTIRRWRAGPAADSPVTRTCVRCASRAHAPAPADSYAHLLGLYLGDGHIVACRKGVYLLSIYCDNHWPGLIEEAATTMAQVMPTSVVSRRHRNGCTEVKSLSKHWPHLFPQHGPGKKHERAIVLEPWQREIVSAHPGRFVRGLIHSDGWRGTNRVRRDLPSGVRWYEYPRYHFKNESSDILALCGEALDLLGVAWRFNNRNELSVARREAVELLDLHVGPKY
- the dapD gene encoding 2,3,4,5-tetrahydropyridine-2,6-dicarboxylate N-succinyltransferase, whose amino-acid sequence is MTAIDPTSTGAFGVGLATIAADGTVLDTWFPAPELGDAPATGTERLSAGEAGELAELTGPDAARGVEVVAVRTGIAKLSEAPVDAHDVYLRLHLLSARLVRPHGVNLDGIFGLLANVAWTNFGPCPVPDFERTRLRLRARGAVTVYGVDKFPRMVDYVLPSGVRIADADRVRLGAHLASGTTVMHEGFVNFNAGTLGASMVEGRISAGVVVGDGSDVGGGASIMGTLSGGGKQVISIGERCLLGANAGVGISLGDDCVVEAGLYVTAGTKVALPDGTVVKAAELSGSNGVLLRRNSQSGAVEAVPRTGGGIELNAALHAN